One Pseudorasbora parva isolate DD20220531a chromosome 4, ASM2467924v1, whole genome shotgun sequence genomic region harbors:
- the lig4 gene encoding DNA ligase 4, whose amino-acid sequence MMEGASKSDATPQSSVAAQVPFIHLCTVLEKIQKTKLRPDKSKILKEFIDSWRNFHTALHKDNSDTKDSFYAAMRLIVPSFERERMAYGIKENMLAKLYIEVLGLPKNGPEANKLLNYRAPTTSQGEAGDFALTAYFVLKKRCTSQGNLSIKEVNDFLDSVAINNASKQKDQVKKSLLHLITQSSALEQKWLIRMILKDMKLGISKETILHVFHPDASELYNVTTDLNKVCLKLHDPSVSLSEVSIEMFSAFKPMLAAVANIRQIEKQMGNRPFYIETKLDGERIQLHKAGDVYKYFTRNSFEYTQQFGASPLEGSLTPYIHNVFKPHVVNCILDGEMMAYNPKTEIFMQKGSKFDIKKLMDDSDLQTCFCVFDVLLVNNQKFGNEPLKKRYETLETIFTPIKGRIQQVTKSEGKTMQEVVNFLNEAIDNLEEGIMVKDPMSIYKPDKRGEGWLKIKPEYVDGLMDELDLLIVGGYWGKGRRSGMLSHFLCAVAEVPSPGEKPTVFHTLCRIGSGYTLKELYDLGLKLAKHWKVYNKNNPPAAILCGTEKPEVYIEPRNSVILQVKAAEIVSSEMYKTNCTLRFPRIERIREDKEWHQCMTLTELSQFRSRASGKLASKHLHIQEDQPEKKKRKFVAKPKKTIGVISHFKSQDLSAVAKETDMFEDVEFCVINGNDEHPKAELEKGVARCGGIVVQNPGKDTYCVIAAVQNMRVKNLISSDQHDVVWAAWLLECLENKQVIPWQPRHMIHMSPSTRDHFAKEYDQYGDSYYVDTDEQQLMEIFERIGPTKAKCPSVAQIEAENAWDDLPTSIFRPYSAYFDRCADLEDPTSIIRGTCLDTRVLEFRFHGGTVVEKLKEGISHVIVEGERRALDLKTLRRLFTKKFKIVRESWVTDSIKAGHVEDEIGYLI is encoded by the coding sequence ATGATGGAAGGTGCATCAAAAAGTGATGCCACACCACAGAGCTCTGTTGCTGCACAAGTTCCGTTCATACACCTCTGCACAGTTCTGGAGAAGATTCAAAAGACCAAACTCCGACCAGACAAAAGCAAAATCCTAAAGGAGTTTATAGATTCATGGAGGAATTTTCACACAGCGCTTCACAAGGACAATTCTGACACCAAAGATTCATTTTATGCAGCAATGCGTCTTATTGTGCCTTCATTTGAGCGAGAGCGAATGGCTTATGGTATAAAAGAGAACATGCTTGCCAAACTGTATATTGAGGTTTTAGGCCTACCTAAAAATGGACCTGAGGCAAACAAACTTCTAAATTACAGAGCTCCAACCACATCTCAAGGAGAAGCAGGTGACTTTGCCCTTACAGCCTACTTTGTCCTGAAAAAAAGGTGTACAAGTCAGGGGAATTTAAGCATTAAAGAAGTCAATGACTTCTTGGATTCTGTGGCTATCAACAATGCCAGCAAACAGAAGGATCAAGTGAAGAAAAGCCTTTTGCATCTGATAACGCAGAGCTCAGCTTTGGAACAGAAGTGGCTCATTCGAATGATTCTAAAGGACATGAAACTTGGCATCAGCAAGGAGACAATTCTTCATGTTTTCCATCCAGATGCATCTGAACTCTACAATGTAACCACAGATCTGAATAAAGTGTGCCTAAAACTTCATGATCCATCTGTGTCCCTCAGTGAGGTCTCCATTGAAATGTTTTCTGCATTTAAACCAATGCTGGCAGCTGTTGCCAACATAAGACAGATAGAGAAGCAAATGGGCAACCGTCCATTCTATATTGAAACAAAGCTGGATGGTGAACGCATTCAGTTGCACAAAGCTGGAGATGTTTACAAATACTTTACAAGGAACTCTTTTGAGTACACACAACAGTTTGGAGCCTCTCCACTAGAGGGCTCCCTCACACCATACATTCACAATGTCTTCAAACCTCATGTGGTGAACTGCATACTGGATGGAGAGATGATGGCTTATAACCCTAAAACTGAGATTTTCATGCAGAAGGGCAGTAAGTTTGATATTAAAAAGCTGATGGATGACTCTGATTTGCAAACCTGCTTCTGTGTATTTGATGTCTTGTTAGTGAACAATCAGAAGTTTGGAAATGAACCTCTCAAGAAGCGCTATGAAACTCTTGAGACCATCTTCACCCCCATAAAAGGCCGCATCCAGCAGGTCACTAAATCTGAAGGCAAAACCATGCAAGAAGTAGTGAATTTCCTCAATGAAGCCATTGACAATCTAGAAGAGGGGATTATGGTTAAGGATCCAATGTCAATCTACAAACCGGATAAACGCGGTGAAGGATGGTTGAAAATTAAGCCCGAATATGTGGACGGTCTGATGGATGAACTCGATCTGCTGATAGTGGGTGGCTACTGGGGTAAAGGCAGGAGAAGCGGGATGCTCTCTCATTTTCTGTGTGCGGTAGCAGAGGTGCCAAGTCCTGGGGAGAAGCCCACGGTGTTCCACACACTCTGCCGCATTGGATCAGGCTACACTTTGAAAGAACTGTACGATCTTGGTCTGAAGTTAGCCAAACATTGGAAagtttacaacaaaaataatccCCCAGCGGCCATCTTGTGTGGAACAGAAAAACCAGAGGTTTATATAGAACCACGCAACTCAGTGATCTTACAAGTCAAAGCAGCAGAGATCGTTTCTAgtgaaatgtataaaaccaaCTGCACATTGCGTTTCCCCAGAATCGAAAGAATCAGAGAAGACAAAGAGTGGCATCAGTGCATGACCTTGACCGAACTGAGCCAGTTCCGCTCTAGAGCTTCTGGAAAGCTGGCATCCAAACATCTGCACATCCAAGAGGACCAACCTGAAAAAAAGAAGCGCAAATTCGTAGCCAAGCCTAAGAAGACAATCGGAGTCATTAGCCACTTTAAATCTCAGGATTTATCAGCAGTTGCCAAAGAGACGGATATGTTTGAAGATGTTGAGTTTTGTGTGATAAATGGCAATGACGAACATCCCAAGGCAGAGCTTGAGAAAGGTGTGGCCCGTTGCGGAGGCATTGTTGTGCAGAACCCTGGAAAAGACACGTACTGTGTGATTGCAGCTGTGCAGAACATGAGAGTGAAGAACCTCATCTCTTCAGACCAGCATGATGTGGTGTGGGCTGCTTGGCTTCTGGAGTGTCTGGAAAATAAGCAGGTTATACCATGGCAACCACGTCACATGATCCATATGTCACCCTCCACAAGGGACCACTTCGCTAAAGAGTATGATCAGTATGGAGACAGTTATTACGTTGACACGGATGAACAGCAGCTGATGGAAATCTTTGAAAGGATTGGCCCCACAAAAGCTAAATGTCCTTCAGTGGCTCAGATAGAAGCAGAGAATGCATGGGATGACTTGCCCACTAGCATTTTTAGGCCTTACAGTGCATACTTTGACCGGTGTGCTGACTTAGAAGATCCAACATCCATTATCCGCGGTACATGTTTGGACACACGTGTCTTAGAATTCCGATTCCATGGTGGTACAGTTGTGGAAAAACTGAAGGAAGGAATCTCGCATGTCATAGTAGAAGGTGAGAGAAGGGCTCTGGACTTAAAGACACTGAGGCGTCTTTTTACTAAGAAGTTCAAAATTGTTCGGGAATCTTGGGTGACCGATTCCATCAAAGCAGGCCATGTAGAGGATGAGATCGGGTACCTAATATAA